Below is a genomic region from Mesorhizobium sp. NZP2298.
TCGGTCCGCGCGAACCCGCCAGGCTTGCCTTCATGCGGCGCCCATTATCGAGTTCGACGTCGTAACGGACGGTCTCGCCGAGGAAGACGACGTCCCTGACCGTACCGTTGATGAAACCGCTGTCATTGTCGGCGCGGATGTCTTCCGGACGGATCATGCCGCAGACGCGATCCCGCACCCGTCCGGCCGGCGCATCGCACGGGAAGAGGCTGCCGTCGTCGCCGACAATCTCGTTGTGCGCCCGCAACCTGCCTTCGAGGAAGTTCGCCATGCCTAAAAAGCCGGCGGTGAAACGCGTTGTCGGCCGATGATAGATTTCGCTGGGCGTTCCGGTCTGCTCGACCCGGCCGTTGGCAAGCAGGACGACGCGATCCGACATCGACAGCGCCTCTTCCTGGTCATGCGTCACCATGATGGTCGTGATGCCGAGGCTGCGCTGCAGGTCGCGGATTTCGGATCGGACCTCTTCGCGCAGCTTGCGGTCGAGGGCGGCCAGAGGCTCGTCCAGCAACAGGATGTCCGGCCGGAACACGACCGCGCGGGCGAGCGCCGCCCGTTGCTGCTGGCCGCCCGACAATTGGTGCGGCTTTCGCCATCCGAAATCCGTCAGCCGGACAAGCCGCAGCGCGTCAGAGACACGGTCGCGGAGTTCGGAGGCCCCCACGCCGCGCACGCGCAAGGGAAAGGCGACATTGTCGAAGATCGTCATGTGCGGGAAGAGCGCGTAGCTTTGGAACACAAGGCCGATGTTGCGCTGCGCCGGAGCCACGAAGGTGATTTCGCGGTCGCCGATCTCGATGCGGCCTGACGTCGGGACCGAAATCCCCGCAATCAGTGACAGCATCGTCGTCTTGCCGGAACCGCTGGGCCCGAGGATCGTCGTGAACTCGCCGGAATTCACCGTGACCGAAACATCGTCGATGGCCCTGACCAGGCCATATGATTTCGTGACGTTGGAGAATCGGACGAGGGTCATCTTGCCTTGGGTTTCAGGTTCGGTTGCGGCGGATCACTGTTCAGTGCCTCATGCGACAAGCGGCCAGACGGTTCGTTGCGCGATGCCGGCGCGCTTGGCCACACGCTCGGCGGAGTGTCTTGCCAGCCTGTAGATCTCGCTTTCGTCGAGTTTCACCAGCCGCCCATGACGCACGATCATCTCGCCGTTGCAGACGACTGTGTCGACCGCCTTGGTTCGCGAAACGAGCACGAGCTGCCGCACGACGTCGACATTGGGCTGGGCGTCCGGCAGATCGTTGCCGCGCACGACGACATCGGCCTTCTTTCCGACCTCGATGCTGCCGAGTTGTGAAGGCAGTCCGAGCGCGCGCGCGCCGCCAAGCGTGAACATTTCCAGGATCGACTGCGACGGCAGATACTCGCCCCATTCGCGGCTGACGAGATAGGCGATGAAGCCGAGATCGCCGAACGCCCATGCCTTCGCGATGTCGGTTCCGAAGGCGATCGAGGTGCCCGACTTGTGCAGGCCCGGGAAGCGGCTCCGGCCGGTCTGCGAGATGCCGTAATACATGAAATTGCCGGGATGCCAGACCAGCCCCATGCCGGTCGCCGATATTGCGTCGACCTCGCTCGGCTCGAGAATGTTCATATGGGTGAAGAAGCTGTTGGGGCCGACCAGGCCCTTTTCGGCGAAATGGACCAGAGCCGGTTTGCCGAAGCGTGTCTTGTCGTAGTCGGCATCCGCCACCATCAGATTCTGATGCTGGTGAAAGACCGCGCCGCTGCGATCGGCGAGCGCTTTCGCCTCCTGCATCAATTCCTCGGAGGCGCTGCCGCAGCCATACAAGGCGACGTGGCCGCGCGCCAAACCGTCCTCGTCCGAGTTGCGCTTCAATTGGCCACCCAGTCCCTCGCGCGCCCTTTTCGCATCGCATGGTGCGCGGGGAATATCGGCCGCCATCGGCTCGCCGCCGACGATATCCCACAGCATGCAGTCGGAAACCGAGCAGCGGATGCCGACGGCCCGCGCACCCTCGACGATGGCGTCCGGCGAATAGCTGGTTGCGGCATCGACGAAGCCGGTGAAGCCATTGCGCGCCATTTCGGCGGCGGCCATCAGGGCGCTGGCGTATTCGTCTTCGTCCTCAACGGCGTTCATCCAGCGTGTGAACACGCCGGTCCCGGCGCCGCCTTCCTCCCTGGGTGGATTGGGATTGTCGGTGATCGAACCGCGGCTGAGATGCAGGCCCGCGTGATAATGTCCGTCGATGAAGCCCGGATGCACCACGCCGCCGGCCGCGTCTATCTTGCTGCTGGAGGTCCATTCGGTTTCGATCTTGTTGGTCGTGCCGACCGCGACAATCCTGTTTCCCACGATCGCGACCGCACCGTCCGGATAGACCGTTCGCTGCTTGTCCATGGTCAGGATATAACCGTGGGTGATCAGCAGGTCGCAGGGCTGCGGGACGCCGGGTTCGGGAGGTGCCGTCATATCTGCACCTTCCCGGTCTCCCGGTCCCACGATCCGACGCGCAGGTCCGGCTTTTCCTTGAGCAGCGACTGTTTGTGAACGCGCATCGATGGGGTTCGCTCGAAGTCGGTGTCGCGAATCTCGATGAAGCGCGGGATCTTGAAGGCCGCCAGATTGGCCCGGCAGAACTCGACGATCGTCTCGGGAGACAGGTCATCGCCCGGTCTCACCTGAACGTATGCCTTTACCTCCTCGCCGCGAAGCTCGTCGGGCACGGGTACGACCGCCGCGTCTATGATCTTGGGGTGGGAGCGCAGGACGCCTTCCAGTTCGGCCGCGGAGATGTTCTCGCCAGAGCGGCGGATGATCTCCTTCTTGCGGCCGACGAAGTAGAGCAGACCGCGCTCGTCGCGGCGCGCCACATCCCCCGAATGATACCAGCCGCCGCGATTGGCCTCGGCCGTGGTCTCCGGCCGGTTGAGATAGCCGGCATAGAGATCCGGTCCACCGATCAGGCATTCGCCGGCATCGCCTTCGGCAACGTCATTGTCGTCGTCGTCGACGAGGCGGATAGTCACGCCCGGCGGCTCGACGCCCATCGTGCCGGTGCCGATGAGTTCGTCGGCCATGTGGTTGGGCACGCGGCTCATCACGCCACCCTCGGTGCTGCCATACTGGTTGTGCCAGTGGAAGCCATAGCGCTTCACCATTTCGGCATGCAGCTCCTTGGGCAGGCCGGCATGGATTGCTAGCCGAATGCGATGGTCCAGTTCGGCCGGTCCGGGCTCACCTTTCATCAGCAACGCGGGAATGGATGCGATGGACAGGATTTCGGTGGCGTCATAGGTCGTCACCACATCCCAGAAGCGCGATACGGAAAAGCGGCGCATCGCGACCATCGTGCCGCGCGAGGCGAGCGAGGTGAGAAGCTGGATCGCGGGATCCGCGTAATAGAACGGCAGGCAGCAGAGTTGCCGGTCCTGCCAGCCGCGCCGGAAAAGTCGAAGGTCGACGTCGATGACGCGTAGCCACCAGCCGTGATGCAGCATGCAGCCTTTCGGCGCGCCGGTCGTACCGGATGTATAGTAGACCGTGATGATGTCTTCGCGCTTGCATTCGACCGTGGCGAAATCCAGGGGCTCGGCCGCGTTTTCATACGCCGCAAGGCCGTCCGGTTCGTCGCCTTCGACCAGCACGATGTGGCGCAGTGCCGGCGAATTGCCGCGCACGGCCTCCATGATCGGCAGTTGCGGCTTGCCGACGATCGCCACCGTCGGCGCGGCGTCCGTCACGATGTGGCCCGCGTCGTATTGCATCGCGGTTGGTGCGATCGACACCATGGTGCAGCGGTTGGCGATGATGCCGAACAGCGCGATCATGAATTCGAGCCGGTTGTCGAGCATGATGACGACGCGGTCGCCAGCCTTGACATGGGGTTTCAGATATCCGGCAAATCGTTGGCAGCGATCGAGGAATTCTCGCCGTGTCATGATCGGTCCGCCATCGATGATGATCGCGGGGCGCTCGGGATCTTCAAGGCAGCCCTTGGAGACGATCTCGATGACCGTCTGATGGGGAACGCCGCTCCACTCCGGTGCGACGTTCTCATGCCTGATCCAGGTCGATGGTCGCGGCGGAATGTTGGAGATGCCGAGTTCCATGCGAGCTGCTTGTGTGACGATCGGGCCGCTCATGAAGACACCTGTGCGTAGCCGTTCTTGATCACGATGTTGCCGGCGGAGTCCGAGGCTTCGAAGCCGACAAGCCCGTCCTGTCCGGCCCAGTGGTCGACGGCGATCGATTGGCCGGGCGTCAGGAAAAGCGGATGGGCGAAGCGGCAGCCGAGCCGCTTCAGCCTCGGCGTCTGCCCGCCACAATGGTCGTCGACGACCGCGCGGGCGGCGAAGGACAAGGTGCACATTCCGTGCACGATCGGTGCCGGAAATCCGGCCTTGGCCGCGACGGCCGGATCGATCGTGTAGGCGGAATAATCACGCGCCGCATCGGCATAGCGGCGGGTCTGGTCGGGCGTCAGGCCGTATCGCGCCGAGGCCCCTTGCGTCCTTGCGATCACCGGTCGCGCAGGCGGCGTCTCGCCATGCACCGCATCGGAAGGTTCTCCACGGACAAGGCAGGTGCTGTACTGGGTACAGACCGCCTTGCCGTCATGCGTCACGGTTTCGGAACGAATGACGAAGGTGGTGCCGGCACGGGTGCCGCGCACGTTCGTCAGCGTCGAGGCGGTGAACAGCCGCTGTCCGGGCACGATCGGCGCATGAAAGAAGAAATCGTGCTCGCCGTGCAGGACGAAGTCGCTGGTCAGCTTGTCCAGCACCTCGACCATGCTTTGCATGACGGGCACATGGGAGAAAACGGGCGGCGCGAATTCACCTGCCAGATGCCGCCGGTTTTCGTCATCGACCGAGCGTGCGAACTGCGCCAGCCTGTGGCTGCTGGTACGGAACTCCTCGGAGTCACGTGACATGCCTATGGGCGGAGCCTTGGTGTTGAGGTGCCCCGGGGAGCCTGAATTCATAACGGGAGTCCTTCGACGAAATCACCCAGTTGCGGAAGCTTGGGTAGTCTGTGGTTCAACGCCTTCTCGACATCCTCGATCTGCCAGCGCCCATCCGTGCGCAGATCGATCTCGATGGCGCTTGGCGCGATCACCTCGATACGATTGCCATAGGCCTGAAAAACCTGTCCGGTCGCTGGACAGTCTTCCAGCGCAAGCCAGCAGATCAGTGGCGAAACATTGTCGGGCGAAAAGACGTCGAACACACCGTCTGGCGGCGCTTGCAGCGATGTCTCGATGCGCGTGCGGGCCGAAGGGGAAACGGCGTTGGAGCGCACGCCGTATTTGATGCCTTCAAGCGCAAGCGTGCGCGACAGGCCGATTACCGCGAGCTTCGCCGACGCATAGTTTGCCTGGCCGAAACTCCCGACCAGCCCGGCGAGGGAGGTCGTGTGCACGATCGACGCGGCGACCTGTCTGCCGGCCTTGGTCTCGTTGCGCCAATATTCCATGGCGTGGCGCGCCGGCGCCGCATGGCCCTTGAGATGGACACGGATGACGGCGTCCCATTCGTCTTCGGACATGTTCGCGAACAGACGGTCACGCAGGATGCCGGCATTGTTCACCAGGATGTCGAGCCCGCCGAATGTCTCGACGGCCATCCCGATCAGCGCCTGGGCCTCGCTCCAGTCCGCGACGTCGTGGCCGCTCACCATCGCCTTGCCGCCGTCCGCGATGATTTCGGCGACGACCGCGTTGGCGGGGGATACGTCGCGCCCTTGCCCGTGGAGATCGGCACCGAGATCGTTGACGATGACGGATGCTCCGTGCCTGGCCAGCGCAAGTGCATAGGAGCGGCCAAGACCCCGACCCCCGCCAGTCACCACCGCGATCCGTCCTTCAAGCCGACGCTTCGTCATTACGACAGCCTGTCCGATGATGTCGCGACCACCGCGCGTTCGCAGAAAAAAGGTGCAATCTGATCGCGCACGTCCACCTCGCTTGTCGCCTGCAAGGGGCGCTCTGGCGCCTGACCAACGGAATGGTCCGGCACTTACCCCCGCAGCCCTCGTCTCGTCCAATGTTTGACAGCAGACATCAAAATGAATATGAGGTCAATATCATTTTTATCGGCAAATCTCTATTCCAAGTCTGATTTCTCCATTCCAAGTCTGATCGCGGAAAGAGTAAAAGTCGCGGCAGGGATGGCGACGCCCTCTACGGCTTTGCACTGGACGCCAAGGAGGCGTTCGTGCCGGGCAGCGTCTTCGATCCGGCGGCGAAACTCCGAACGGCGATGCGCGTGAACTTCACCAGAAGTGCGCCGGCGGTGCTCGAGGCAGGTGTTTCCACGGCTTGCGGTAGCGGCCAAACGCTACCTGGCGTCAAACCACTGACCGTGACCGGACAAACAGGCGTTCGTCCGGCGAACGATCAGCGTCCGGGCGGATCCTTGCAATAGACCGCCCGGTACCAGAGCGTCGACAGCATGAGCGCAAGGTCTTCGTCGCCGGAGAGGCCTTCCTGGTCGAAGAGCGAGTCCCGGCTGACAATCACAGCATAGAGGTAGTGGAAGACCATTCCCTCCAGCGCGTGCGCCACCGCGACCGCCGATCCCGGCATGTCTTCCTTGTAGTTGCCGCGTCGCGAGATCGACCGGGCGAGGTTCTCGATCCACGTCTGGTGCCGTGGCCGCCACAATTGGCGGAATTCCGGCAACTGGCTCTGCAATTGCAGATGGCACTGCATAAGCCCCGCATTCGCGCGATAGGCGGCCACAAAGAACCTGTTGGTGTTCAAGATCGCGTCGAACTCACCGGTGCCGCGTCCGACCTGGCGTGCGCGATCATACAAATGCTCGACGAAGTCCAGCACCACCTCGATGGCGATCTCGTTCTTGTCGCGGTAATAGACATAGAAGGTTCCCAATGCCACGTCGGCATAGGTACAGATGTCCGAGACCTTCACGTCCTGATAGCCGATCTCCTCGAGCG
It encodes:
- a CDS encoding ABC transporter ATP-binding protein; this translates as MTLVRFSNVTKSYGLVRAIDDVSVTVNSGEFTTILGPSGSGKTTMLSLIAGISVPTSGRIEIGDREITFVAPAQRNIGLVFQSYALFPHMTIFDNVAFPLRVRGVGASELRDRVSDALRLVRLTDFGWRKPHQLSGGQQQRAALARAVVFRPDILLLDEPLAALDRKLREEVRSEIRDLQRSLGITTIMVTHDQEEALSMSDRVVLLANGRVEQTGTPSEIYHRPTTRFTAGFLGMANFLEGRLRAHNEIVGDDGSLFPCDAPAGRVRDRVCGMIRPEDIRADNDSGFINGTVRDVVFLGETVRYDVELDNGRRMKASLAGSRGPKPEGSKVWLSWDPASVWILPEGTGGVAAQ
- a CDS encoding MaoC/PaaZ C-terminal domain-containing protein; the encoded protein is MNSGSPGHLNTKAPPIGMSRDSEEFRTSSHRLAQFARSVDDENRRHLAGEFAPPVFSHVPVMQSMVEVLDKLTSDFVLHGEHDFFFHAPIVPGQRLFTASTLTNVRGTRAGTTFVIRSETVTHDGKAVCTQYSTCLVRGEPSDAVHGETPPARPVIARTQGASARYGLTPDQTRRYADAARDYSAYTIDPAVAAKAGFPAPIVHGMCTLSFAARAVVDDHCGGQTPRLKRLGCRFAHPLFLTPGQSIAVDHWAGQDGLVGFEASDSAGNIVIKNGYAQVSS
- a CDS encoding class I adenylate-forming enzyme family protein, with protein sequence MSGPIVTQAARMELGISNIPPRPSTWIRHENVAPEWSGVPHQTVIEIVSKGCLEDPERPAIIIDGGPIMTRREFLDRCQRFAGYLKPHVKAGDRVVIMLDNRLEFMIALFGIIANRCTMVSIAPTAMQYDAGHIVTDAAPTVAIVGKPQLPIMEAVRGNSPALRHIVLVEGDEPDGLAAYENAAEPLDFATVECKREDIITVYYTSGTTGAPKGCMLHHGWWLRVIDVDLRLFRRGWQDRQLCCLPFYYADPAIQLLTSLASRGTMVAMRRFSVSRFWDVVTTYDATEILSIASIPALLMKGEPGPAELDHRIRLAIHAGLPKELHAEMVKRYGFHWHNQYGSTEGGVMSRVPNHMADELIGTGTMGVEPPGVTIRLVDDDDNDVAEGDAGECLIGGPDLYAGYLNRPETTAEANRGGWYHSGDVARRDERGLLYFVGRKKEIIRRSGENISAAELEGVLRSHPKIIDAAVVPVPDELRGEEVKAYVQVRPGDDLSPETIVEFCRANLAAFKIPRFIEIRDTDFERTPSMRVHKQSLLKEKPDLRVGSWDRETGKVQI
- a CDS encoding amidohydrolase family protein, coding for MTAPPEPGVPQPCDLLITHGYILTMDKQRTVYPDGAVAIVGNRIVAVGTTNKIETEWTSSSKIDAAGGVVHPGFIDGHYHAGLHLSRGSITDNPNPPREEGGAGTGVFTRWMNAVEDEDEYASALMAAAEMARNGFTGFVDAATSYSPDAIVEGARAVGIRCSVSDCMLWDIVGGEPMAADIPRAPCDAKRAREGLGGQLKRNSDEDGLARGHVALYGCGSASEELMQEAKALADRSGAVFHQHQNLMVADADYDKTRFGKPALVHFAEKGLVGPNSFFTHMNILEPSEVDAISATGMGLVWHPGNFMYYGISQTGRSRFPGLHKSGTSIAFGTDIAKAWAFGDLGFIAYLVSREWGEYLPSQSILEMFTLGGARALGLPSQLGSIEVGKKADVVVRGNDLPDAQPNVDVVRQLVLVSRTKAVDTVVCNGEMIVRHGRLVKLDESEIYRLARHSAERVAKRAGIAQRTVWPLVA
- a CDS encoding TetR/AcrR family transcriptional regulator translates to MAVKAQQKAAPAGNGGKAEKYAEHLAVGMTSRSFASKGDRTKYRLKIAAAQALEEIGYQDVKVSDICTYADVALGTFYVYYRDKNEIAIEVVLDFVEHLYDRARQVGRGTGEFDAILNTNRFFVAAYRANAGLMQCHLQLQSQLPEFRQLWRPRHQTWIENLARSISRRGNYKEDMPGSAVAVAHALEGMVFHYLYAVIVSRDSLFDQEGLSGDEDLALMLSTLWYRAVYCKDPPGR
- a CDS encoding SDR family NAD(P)-dependent oxidoreductase; this translates as MTKRRLEGRIAVVTGGGRGLGRSYALALARHGASVIVNDLGADLHGQGRDVSPANAVVAEIIADGGKAMVSGHDVADWSEAQALIGMAVETFGGLDILVNNAGILRDRLFANMSEDEWDAVIRVHLKGHAAPARHAMEYWRNETKAGRQVAASIVHTTSLAGLVGSFGQANYASAKLAVIGLSRTLALEGIKYGVRSNAVSPSARTRIETSLQAPPDGVFDVFSPDNVSPLICWLALEDCPATGQVFQAYGNRIEVIAPSAIEIDLRTDGRWQIEDVEKALNHRLPKLPQLGDFVEGLPL